A stretch of the Vigna radiata var. radiata cultivar VC1973A chromosome 9, Vradiata_ver6, whole genome shotgun sequence genome encodes the following:
- the LOC106773633 gene encoding uncharacterized protein LOC106773633 isoform X2 has translation MSKHSDLKMASPDETERSVAKKLRHLGRKLLKGSSLHKLLQLLHKLELVLSTLDQEPTKLIQESLVPCMKALISDELLRHTDEDVKILVISCISEIARITAPDAPYDDGQMKEIFKLTVASFEKLSHISGRAYEKVLIILDNVNKVRLCLVMLDLECNDLIIEMFQHFLRFIRSNHPCSAFHSMESIMTMILQESEQISPDLLRPLLDSVGNENRTVSPMSWTLGEKVIRNCTANLKPYLMKAVESSGRALNEYAQIVTDICQNESESPQCDDSNGSKKTVVQEAENKINVPNDAKEQPHDETNGHEPNVTGKRDVQILDDTKSNRRSILDGEVIKKTGSKRRSCSEISKNSKKGSAKTKLETENLESFQEPKSETQLNTVPRKRGRKPNSLMNAEEGYDHSWICRETEVGRSTLSRKSCKSRFPFRSSEKATSRKDKLHRKPKTVSETLVHKPKGEDIAKTAELRRTHNISNDFPPNDTSEGCEASASKPKADASPSTNNNISDGCHSKRGRRRKLNITGNQGVHSNSLSMLKDNLNPPPQKISLDSPTVRLEKESEARNTSEQKPIRKIKFSLRLDGKLVMGPESAANAEPNDSCGEEGKHKSSMNDEPASIKEGRFSTQTNVKRRRLDATPNEGLNKLSAVKDLTAVSASKTLNSVKETPQARPRRRHSNASECLSKDKSLVGTRIKVWWPKDKTFYEGVIESYDPIKGKHKILYADGDVEVLNLKRQKWTVVDVSLDEEGLTLQRLAEASDVAEKGKEKSELVSAKAATIKSQSRKDSKKPRNQKRNS, from the exons ATGAGCAAGCATTCTGACCTGAAAATGGCCTCTCCTGACGAGACTGAGAGGAGTGTGGCCAAAAAACTGAGACATTTGGGGAGGAAGCTCCTCAAGGGCTCTTCACTTCACAAGCTTCTGCAGTTGCTTCAT AAATTGGAGCTTGTATTATCAACCCTGGATCAAGAACCAACTAAGCTAATTCAAGAATCACTTGTACCTTGCATGAAGGCATTGATTTCAGATGAACTTTTGAGGCACACAGATGAGGATGTTAAGATTCTAGTTATATCTTGCATCTCTGAGATTGCAAGAATCACAGCGCCAGATGCCCCTTATGATGATGGACAAATGAAG GAAATCTTCAAGCTCACTGTGGCATCTTTTGAGAAGTTGTCTCACATATCTGGCCGTGCCTATGAAAAAGTGCTTATCATACTTGACAATGTCAATAAGGTCAGATTATGCTTGGTCATGCTGGACCTTGAGTGTAATGACCTGATTATTGAAATGTTTCAGCATTTCTTGAGATTTATAAG GTCAAACCATCCCTGTAGTGCATTTCATTCAATGGAATCAATAATGACTATGATTTTACAAGAAAGTGAACAAATTTCCCCAGATCTTCTTAGACCACTGTTGGATAGTGTAGGAAATGAAAATCGG ACTGTTTCACCTATGTCTTGGACATTGGGGGAGAAAGTAATCAGAAACTGTACTGCTAACCTCAAGCCTTATCTCATGAAGGCAGTGGAGTCCTCAGGCAGAGCGTTAAATGAGTATGCACAGATAGTAACTGATATTTGCCAGAATGAATCTGAATCCCCTCAATGTGATGATTCGAATGGTTCTAAGAAGACAGTG GTTCAGGAAGCTGAGAACAAGATTAATGTTCCTAATGATGCAAAGGAACAACCACACGAT GAAACCAATGGTCATGAACCCAATGTTACTGGTAAAAGAGATGTCCAAATTTTGGATGATACAAAGTCAAACAGAAGGTCCATTCTTGATGGCgaagttataaaaaaaactggTTCAAAAAGGAGATCATGTTCTGAAATTTCCAAGAACTCAAAAAAAGGGAGTGCAAAAACCAAGTTGGAAACTGAAAATTTAGAGTCTTTTCAGGAACCAAAATCAGAAACTCAGCTAAATACTGTGCCAAGGAAGAGGGGCCGTAAGCCTAATTCTCTGATGAATGCAGAAGAAGGCTATGATCACTCATGGATTTGTCGGGAAACTGAAGTTGGAAGATCAACACTATCCAGAAAGTCATGCAAATCCAGGTTTCCTTTTCGATCTTCTGAAAAAGCTACTTCCAGAAAAGATAAGTTGCACCGAAAGCCTAAGACTGTAAGTGAGACTCTAGTTCATAAGCCTAAAGGTGAGGACATAGCAAAAACTGCCGAACTCAGAAGGACTCACAATATTAGCAATGATTTTCCCCCAAATGATACAAGTGAAGGTTGTGAAGCTTCAGCTTCTAAGCCTAAAGCTGATGCTTCTCCttctacaaataataatatttctgaTGGATGTCACAGCAAACGAGGTCGGAGACGGAAATTAAATATCACGGGGAATCAAGGTGTTCATTCCAATTCTTTGTCAATGTTAAAAGACAACTTGAATCCTCCGCCTCAGAAGATTTCTTTGGATTCTCCAACAGTTAGGTTGGAAAAGGAATCTGAAGCAAGGAATACCTCTGAACAAAAACCCATTAGGAAAATCAAATTTTCCTTAAGGCTTGATGGAAAACTTGTCATGGGTCCAGAATCAGCTGCTAATGCGGAGCCTAACGATTCATGTGGAGAAGAGGGGAAACACAAGTCGTCTATGAATGATGAGCCAGCAAGTATTAAAGAGGGCAGATTCTCAACTCAAACAAATGTTAAAAGGAGGAGGCTTGATGCTACTCCTAATGAGGGCCTCAACAAATTATCAGCAGTGAAG GATCTGACAGCAGTATCTGCAAGTAAAACATTAAATAGTGTCAAGGAAACCCCACAAGCAAGGCCGAGGAGAAGACACAGTAAT GCATCTGAATGTCTTTCCAAGGATAAATCATTGGTCGGTACTAGAATCAAGGTCTGGTGGCCAAAAGATAAGAC GTTTTATGAAGGTGTTATCGAATCTTATGATCCTATCAAAGGAAAGCACAAG attttgtaTGCTGACGGTGATGTTGAAGTGTTGAACCTCAAAAGACAGAAATGGACAGTAGTTGACGTTTCTTTAGACGAG GAAGGGCTTACACTTCAGAGGCTTGCAGAAGCATCAGACGT AGCAGAAAAAGGTAAGGAAAAATCAGAACTGGTGTCAGCCAAAGCTGCAACTATCAAATCTCAGTCCAG AAAAGACTCTAAGAAGCCTAGAAACCAGAAGAGGAACAGCTGA
- the LOC106773633 gene encoding uncharacterized protein LOC106773633 isoform X1, whose amino-acid sequence MSKHSDLKMASPDETERSVAKKLRHLGRKLLKGSSLHKLLQLLHKLELVLSTLDQEPTKLIQESLVPCMKALISDELLRHTDEDVKILVISCISEIARITAPDAPYDDGQMKEIFKLTVASFEKLSHISGRAYEKVLIILDNVNKVRLCLVMLDLECNDLIIEMFQHFLRFIRSNHPCSAFHSMESIMTMILQESEQISPDLLRPLLDSVGNENRTVSPMSWTLGEKVIRNCTANLKPYLMKAVESSGRALNEYAQIVTDICQNESESPQCDDSNGSKKTVVQEAENKINVPNDAKEQPHDETNGHEPNVTGKRDVQILDDTKSNRRSILDGEVIKKTGSKRRSCSEISKNSKKGSAKTKLETENLESFQEPKSETQLNTVPRKRGRKPNSLMNAEEGYDHSWICRETEVGRSTLSRKSCKSRFPFRSSEKATSRKDKLHRKPKTVSETLVHKPKGEDIAKTAELRRTHNISNDFPPNDTSEGCEASASKPKADASPSTNNNISDGCHSKRGRRRKLNITGNQGVHSNSLSMLKDNLNPPPQKISLDSPTVRLEKESEARNTSEQKPIRKIKFSLRLDGKLVMGPESAANAEPNDSCGEEGKHKSSMNDEPASIKEGRFSTQTNVKRRRLDATPNEGLNKLSAVKDLTAVSASKTLNSVKETPQARPRRRHSNVSAEASECLSKDKSLVGTRIKVWWPKDKTFYEGVIESYDPIKGKHKILYADGDVEVLNLKRQKWTVVDVSLDEEGLTLQRLAEASDVAEKGKEKSELVSAKAATIKSQSRKDSKKPRNQKRNS is encoded by the exons ATGAGCAAGCATTCTGACCTGAAAATGGCCTCTCCTGACGAGACTGAGAGGAGTGTGGCCAAAAAACTGAGACATTTGGGGAGGAAGCTCCTCAAGGGCTCTTCACTTCACAAGCTTCTGCAGTTGCTTCAT AAATTGGAGCTTGTATTATCAACCCTGGATCAAGAACCAACTAAGCTAATTCAAGAATCACTTGTACCTTGCATGAAGGCATTGATTTCAGATGAACTTTTGAGGCACACAGATGAGGATGTTAAGATTCTAGTTATATCTTGCATCTCTGAGATTGCAAGAATCACAGCGCCAGATGCCCCTTATGATGATGGACAAATGAAG GAAATCTTCAAGCTCACTGTGGCATCTTTTGAGAAGTTGTCTCACATATCTGGCCGTGCCTATGAAAAAGTGCTTATCATACTTGACAATGTCAATAAGGTCAGATTATGCTTGGTCATGCTGGACCTTGAGTGTAATGACCTGATTATTGAAATGTTTCAGCATTTCTTGAGATTTATAAG GTCAAACCATCCCTGTAGTGCATTTCATTCAATGGAATCAATAATGACTATGATTTTACAAGAAAGTGAACAAATTTCCCCAGATCTTCTTAGACCACTGTTGGATAGTGTAGGAAATGAAAATCGG ACTGTTTCACCTATGTCTTGGACATTGGGGGAGAAAGTAATCAGAAACTGTACTGCTAACCTCAAGCCTTATCTCATGAAGGCAGTGGAGTCCTCAGGCAGAGCGTTAAATGAGTATGCACAGATAGTAACTGATATTTGCCAGAATGAATCTGAATCCCCTCAATGTGATGATTCGAATGGTTCTAAGAAGACAGTG GTTCAGGAAGCTGAGAACAAGATTAATGTTCCTAATGATGCAAAGGAACAACCACACGAT GAAACCAATGGTCATGAACCCAATGTTACTGGTAAAAGAGATGTCCAAATTTTGGATGATACAAAGTCAAACAGAAGGTCCATTCTTGATGGCgaagttataaaaaaaactggTTCAAAAAGGAGATCATGTTCTGAAATTTCCAAGAACTCAAAAAAAGGGAGTGCAAAAACCAAGTTGGAAACTGAAAATTTAGAGTCTTTTCAGGAACCAAAATCAGAAACTCAGCTAAATACTGTGCCAAGGAAGAGGGGCCGTAAGCCTAATTCTCTGATGAATGCAGAAGAAGGCTATGATCACTCATGGATTTGTCGGGAAACTGAAGTTGGAAGATCAACACTATCCAGAAAGTCATGCAAATCCAGGTTTCCTTTTCGATCTTCTGAAAAAGCTACTTCCAGAAAAGATAAGTTGCACCGAAAGCCTAAGACTGTAAGTGAGACTCTAGTTCATAAGCCTAAAGGTGAGGACATAGCAAAAACTGCCGAACTCAGAAGGACTCACAATATTAGCAATGATTTTCCCCCAAATGATACAAGTGAAGGTTGTGAAGCTTCAGCTTCTAAGCCTAAAGCTGATGCTTCTCCttctacaaataataatatttctgaTGGATGTCACAGCAAACGAGGTCGGAGACGGAAATTAAATATCACGGGGAATCAAGGTGTTCATTCCAATTCTTTGTCAATGTTAAAAGACAACTTGAATCCTCCGCCTCAGAAGATTTCTTTGGATTCTCCAACAGTTAGGTTGGAAAAGGAATCTGAAGCAAGGAATACCTCTGAACAAAAACCCATTAGGAAAATCAAATTTTCCTTAAGGCTTGATGGAAAACTTGTCATGGGTCCAGAATCAGCTGCTAATGCGGAGCCTAACGATTCATGTGGAGAAGAGGGGAAACACAAGTCGTCTATGAATGATGAGCCAGCAAGTATTAAAGAGGGCAGATTCTCAACTCAAACAAATGTTAAAAGGAGGAGGCTTGATGCTACTCCTAATGAGGGCCTCAACAAATTATCAGCAGTGAAG GATCTGACAGCAGTATCTGCAAGTAAAACATTAAATAGTGTCAAGGAAACCCCACAAGCAAGGCCGAGGAGAAGACACAGTAATGTGAGTGCCGAG GCATCTGAATGTCTTTCCAAGGATAAATCATTGGTCGGTACTAGAATCAAGGTCTGGTGGCCAAAAGATAAGAC GTTTTATGAAGGTGTTATCGAATCTTATGATCCTATCAAAGGAAAGCACAAG attttgtaTGCTGACGGTGATGTTGAAGTGTTGAACCTCAAAAGACAGAAATGGACAGTAGTTGACGTTTCTTTAGACGAG GAAGGGCTTACACTTCAGAGGCTTGCAGAAGCATCAGACGT AGCAGAAAAAGGTAAGGAAAAATCAGAACTGGTGTCAGCCAAAGCTGCAACTATCAAATCTCAGTCCAG AAAAGACTCTAAGAAGCCTAGAAACCAGAAGAGGAACAGCTGA
- the LOC106773633 gene encoding uncharacterized protein LOC106773633 isoform X3, translating into MKALISDELLRHTDEDVKILVISCISEIARITAPDAPYDDGQMKEIFKLTVASFEKLSHISGRAYEKVLIILDNVNKVRLCLVMLDLECNDLIIEMFQHFLRFIRSNHPCSAFHSMESIMTMILQESEQISPDLLRPLLDSVGNENRTVSPMSWTLGEKVIRNCTANLKPYLMKAVESSGRALNEYAQIVTDICQNESESPQCDDSNGSKKTVVQEAENKINVPNDAKEQPHDETNGHEPNVTGKRDVQILDDTKSNRRSILDGEVIKKTGSKRRSCSEISKNSKKGSAKTKLETENLESFQEPKSETQLNTVPRKRGRKPNSLMNAEEGYDHSWICRETEVGRSTLSRKSCKSRFPFRSSEKATSRKDKLHRKPKTVSETLVHKPKGEDIAKTAELRRTHNISNDFPPNDTSEGCEASASKPKADASPSTNNNISDGCHSKRGRRRKLNITGNQGVHSNSLSMLKDNLNPPPQKISLDSPTVRLEKESEARNTSEQKPIRKIKFSLRLDGKLVMGPESAANAEPNDSCGEEGKHKSSMNDEPASIKEGRFSTQTNVKRRRLDATPNEGLNKLSAVKDLTAVSASKTLNSVKETPQARPRRRHSNVSAEASECLSKDKSLVGTRIKVWWPKDKTFYEGVIESYDPIKGKHKILYADGDVEVLNLKRQKWTVVDVSLDEEGLTLQRLAEASDVAEKGKEKSELVSAKAATIKSQSRKDSKKPRNQKRNS; encoded by the exons ATGAAGGCATTGATTTCAGATGAACTTTTGAGGCACACAGATGAGGATGTTAAGATTCTAGTTATATCTTGCATCTCTGAGATTGCAAGAATCACAGCGCCAGATGCCCCTTATGATGATGGACAAATGAAG GAAATCTTCAAGCTCACTGTGGCATCTTTTGAGAAGTTGTCTCACATATCTGGCCGTGCCTATGAAAAAGTGCTTATCATACTTGACAATGTCAATAAGGTCAGATTATGCTTGGTCATGCTGGACCTTGAGTGTAATGACCTGATTATTGAAATGTTTCAGCATTTCTTGAGATTTATAAG GTCAAACCATCCCTGTAGTGCATTTCATTCAATGGAATCAATAATGACTATGATTTTACAAGAAAGTGAACAAATTTCCCCAGATCTTCTTAGACCACTGTTGGATAGTGTAGGAAATGAAAATCGG ACTGTTTCACCTATGTCTTGGACATTGGGGGAGAAAGTAATCAGAAACTGTACTGCTAACCTCAAGCCTTATCTCATGAAGGCAGTGGAGTCCTCAGGCAGAGCGTTAAATGAGTATGCACAGATAGTAACTGATATTTGCCAGAATGAATCTGAATCCCCTCAATGTGATGATTCGAATGGTTCTAAGAAGACAGTG GTTCAGGAAGCTGAGAACAAGATTAATGTTCCTAATGATGCAAAGGAACAACCACACGAT GAAACCAATGGTCATGAACCCAATGTTACTGGTAAAAGAGATGTCCAAATTTTGGATGATACAAAGTCAAACAGAAGGTCCATTCTTGATGGCgaagttataaaaaaaactggTTCAAAAAGGAGATCATGTTCTGAAATTTCCAAGAACTCAAAAAAAGGGAGTGCAAAAACCAAGTTGGAAACTGAAAATTTAGAGTCTTTTCAGGAACCAAAATCAGAAACTCAGCTAAATACTGTGCCAAGGAAGAGGGGCCGTAAGCCTAATTCTCTGATGAATGCAGAAGAAGGCTATGATCACTCATGGATTTGTCGGGAAACTGAAGTTGGAAGATCAACACTATCCAGAAAGTCATGCAAATCCAGGTTTCCTTTTCGATCTTCTGAAAAAGCTACTTCCAGAAAAGATAAGTTGCACCGAAAGCCTAAGACTGTAAGTGAGACTCTAGTTCATAAGCCTAAAGGTGAGGACATAGCAAAAACTGCCGAACTCAGAAGGACTCACAATATTAGCAATGATTTTCCCCCAAATGATACAAGTGAAGGTTGTGAAGCTTCAGCTTCTAAGCCTAAAGCTGATGCTTCTCCttctacaaataataatatttctgaTGGATGTCACAGCAAACGAGGTCGGAGACGGAAATTAAATATCACGGGGAATCAAGGTGTTCATTCCAATTCTTTGTCAATGTTAAAAGACAACTTGAATCCTCCGCCTCAGAAGATTTCTTTGGATTCTCCAACAGTTAGGTTGGAAAAGGAATCTGAAGCAAGGAATACCTCTGAACAAAAACCCATTAGGAAAATCAAATTTTCCTTAAGGCTTGATGGAAAACTTGTCATGGGTCCAGAATCAGCTGCTAATGCGGAGCCTAACGATTCATGTGGAGAAGAGGGGAAACACAAGTCGTCTATGAATGATGAGCCAGCAAGTATTAAAGAGGGCAGATTCTCAACTCAAACAAATGTTAAAAGGAGGAGGCTTGATGCTACTCCTAATGAGGGCCTCAACAAATTATCAGCAGTGAAG GATCTGACAGCAGTATCTGCAAGTAAAACATTAAATAGTGTCAAGGAAACCCCACAAGCAAGGCCGAGGAGAAGACACAGTAATGTGAGTGCCGAG GCATCTGAATGTCTTTCCAAGGATAAATCATTGGTCGGTACTAGAATCAAGGTCTGGTGGCCAAAAGATAAGAC GTTTTATGAAGGTGTTATCGAATCTTATGATCCTATCAAAGGAAAGCACAAG attttgtaTGCTGACGGTGATGTTGAAGTGTTGAACCTCAAAAGACAGAAATGGACAGTAGTTGACGTTTCTTTAGACGAG GAAGGGCTTACACTTCAGAGGCTTGCAGAAGCATCAGACGT AGCAGAAAAAGGTAAGGAAAAATCAGAACTGGTGTCAGCCAAAGCTGCAACTATCAAATCTCAGTCCAG AAAAGACTCTAAGAAGCCTAGAAACCAGAAGAGGAACAGCTGA